Within the Thermococcus sp. CX2 genome, the region AAGGCCGTTGAAAAGCTCGGCTGGGAGGAGTTCAAACGACGAATAGAGGAGGGGAAGAAGGCAGGCAATAAAGTGGCCCTAATGGTCAAGTCCACCGACCCGAAGGAGAAGGCGGTAACGATAGAGCTCGATGGGAAGAAGATTCGTCTCTACCTCAACAAGAGCATAGGTGAAAACGCGGAGCTCTACTACGAGAAGGCCAAGAAGGCCAAGCACAAGCTCGAGGGAGCGCTTAAGGCCTACGAGGACACGAAGAGGAAGCTGGATGAGATCGAGAAGCTCATAGAGGAAGAGACGAAGAAGGAGCTCGCGGTAAAGAGAATAGAGCGCAGAAAGAAGAAGTGGTTCGAGAAGTTCCGCTGGTTCGTGTCGAGTGAGGGCTTTTTGGTCCTGGCTGGAAAAGACGCCAGCACGAACGAGAACCTCATAAAGAAGCACATGAATGAAAACGACCTCTACTGCCACGCGGACGTTTACGGAGCTCCTCACGTCGTCATCAAGGATGGCCAGAAGGCTGGGGAGAAGACGCTCTTCGAGGCCTGCCAGTTTGCAGTGAGCATGTCAAAGGCCTGGAGCCAGGGACTCTACAGCGCCGATGCATACTGGGCGTATCCAAACCAGGTGACAAAGCAGGCGCCGAGCGGTGAGTACATGGGCAAGGGAGCCTTCATGGTCTACGGAAAGAGGAACTGGTTCCACGGGCTTCCGCTCAAGCTTGCCGTTGGGGTAATAAACTATGAAGGCGAGGACTTCGTGGTCTGCGCGCCGGTTGAGGCAATAAAGACCCACACCGACAGGTACATCGTCATAAGGCCCGGTTCGTTGAAGAAGAGCGAGCTGGTGAAGAGAATCAAACGCATCCTCGAGAAGTGGGGCTATAAGGTGAGAGAAGAAGACATCATGGCAGTCCTGCCGCCGGGGAACGGTGACGTAGTAGAGGTGGTCGGCGCTTAGAGCGCCTTTCCCCCTCCCCAAATAAAGCCGACGACGAAGCTTAGCAGTGCTATTATGTAGCCTTCCCCGAGTACCGCAAAGAATCCCTCACCATACACATGCCATGCCACGAGAGTAAGGATGAACACTCCGATGACCCCGATCCCAGGCCCAGTGCGGCCGCCGAGGAGACCAAAGAGAATCCCGACGAGTATCATGAATATCCCCGTGAAGAAGACGATGAAGAGGAATATCGTGCCGACGCTTTCTGGGTTGAGCCACCAAAAGGCCCCCTCAGGACCGTTTGAGCTGCCCAGGGTTTCCTCGAGTATGGCAAGGAAGGTGATTTCCTCCACGCCACCGTTGACTGGTATCCTGAACCAGGGGAGAATGAAGGACAGGGCCACAACAATGGAAGACAGAAAACCGAGCAATCTCATAACTTCTCCCTCACAGGCCTCATACAAGCTCTTTCCCCGTTGTCGTCATCACGAGCTTTCCGTGCTTGACGCCCTTCAGGCTTATCAGCCTCTCCGCTATCTCCTTTATCCTGCTCGCCTTGCCCTTAACGACGACGACTTCGAGGCAGTTGTGCTCATCCATATGAACGTGAAGGCTTGAGACGATCTCATCGACATAGTCATGCTGTAAATCGAGGAGTTCCTTAACGACATCCGCCTCGTCGTGGTTGTAGACAATGGTTATCGTCCCGGCCACCTCTTTGTCTCCCTCCTCCCACTCGTGTCTGACGATAAAGTCCCTCATCAAATCCCTGATTGCCTCACTCCTGTTGACGTAGCCCTTCTCCTCAATGATGCGGTCGAACTTCTCAAGCAGCTCATCGGGAACGGATACACCAAAGCGCGTTATCTTCATAACACCACCGTGATATCTTTGGGCCTCATCGTTAAAAAGATGACGCGAAATGCTTTTATCCTTCGGAAAACAAGAAGTGGCCATGCAGATGGAAGAGCTTTACACCACAGCCCAGATGGAGCTCGCAAAGGACCTGGTGTTCGAGATAGAGGGAGAACCCGTTACCCTCTCAATAAAGGGTGTTCTGATCGCAAGGGTAAAATCGAAAAGCTACAACTTCTCGTTCTTCGAGCTGAGTGAGAATGAGTTCGTCCTGGCAGTCCAGATGAAGGGGTTCACAGTTTACCTCGGCATAGAGGCCGACGAAGAGCTAAACGAGGAGGCCTATCCCGAGGTGGTGAGAATTCTCCTCGAGCATCTCACTCCCCAGATAGCGCTTCTGGTGACGAAGGCGGAGAAGAGCTATCTGGGAAAGGCGGACATTTTGCTTGACGACGACATGAGCCCCGAGATGAAGGAGTTCTTCTACGGCCTGCTCGTGAGGCACAGGAAGGGTGAGCTAATCTATGAACAGACCGAGGTTGCTTAGCCCGGAAACATGAGTTCAAGGAGAACTATCAGCGCTATCATCGACGCTAGGACGAGCATGGTTCTCTTCGTGTAGAGTCTTGCCGCTCTCCTCTCGTAGTAGCTCCTCGGCGAGACATTGAGGATGTACAGCCCAAGCAGCGAGCCGGTCAGCAGGCCAAGAACATTCTCGAGAGTTAGGATCAGCGAGCCGCCGAAAACATCCAACCAGCCCATGACGAGGGATATTCCAATGACCGTCGTTGGGGGGACGAGGGCGGCAGCAATGGAAACGCCAGCCAGTATCTCGGGTACCTTGCTGACTATAGCCACGACACCCGCGTAGCCGAGTATAACGGCCAGCAGGATGTAAACGAGGCCGGAATTTCCGCGGATCGCTATCTCGTGGGTTGGCTGAGAAGGCATAACTCCAGCCAGCTTGAGGATGAGCGTCACGATGGCGGCGGAGAGAAAGATAACTACCAAGAGCTTAAGGATGGAATAGACGGCGTTAAGGGCGTCTCTCCCCTTGCCCATGACGACGTTGAGGGAGAATCCGTAGAGGGGGCCGAGGATAGGAGAGAGGAGCATGGCAGAGATTATCATCACGATGCTGTCGTTTATCAGTCCGAAAAGGGCTATTATGGAAGCGACCGCGCCGAGGGTGAGCTGAATCGGATCAACCGTTGCCTGGTTGTTGGCGTCTTCTATGAGCTTTTCTATAGCTGCGAGACTCCAGCGGCGCTTGAACTTCCTGAGTGACTTGAGGGAGTTGGCGTACTTGACGGACTTGCCGCTCACCTGCGACCACGTTATCGCCGAGTGCCCTTTTCTGAGGTCTATAGCCTTCATGAGCTCGTCTGCAAGGTCGTTTATGATGAAATCAGGGACAAGGGCCACGAACTTGAGGACGCGGTGATCGTTGCCCCTTACCTCTTCCATGTAGAACTGGACGTTCCACTTACCGAGAACCGCAGAAACTTGCTCTCCCTCGGTTTCATCACAGTAGACCTCAAGCCGGAGCATTAGGCATCGTATGATATTGTAAGGGGAGGTTAATAACCGTTTCCGCTACGATTGCCCCTGCCGCAATCAGTGCGGTTGGCCCCTCACGCGGAAATGCATCCCGTCCATGGAACGGTCTTTCAAGAGGTCTTCGGCCCTAATGCCGAACGGAGCAATCCCATCCAAACCCGCGTGAAAAGTTTTGGCGGGCATGTATCCCAGAACATCCCTTCGCAGCTCAGAGCTTGCAAAAATGTCAAAAATCTCGACATAATCGTGAAAATAATCGTCATTTCTCCAGTCAACTTGAAGAAAAACATTTAAGGGTTGCAATCCCTTGGACTTCGATGCACCATGATGACCAG harbors:
- a CDS encoding amino acid permease, with the translated sequence MRLLGFLSSIVVALSFILPWFRIPVNGGVEEITFLAILEETLGSSNGPEGAFWWLNPESVGTIFLFIVFFTGIFMILVGILFGLLGGRTGPGIGVIGVFILTLVAWHVYGEGFFAVLGEGYIIALLSFVVGFIWGGGKAL
- the nikR gene encoding nickel-responsive transcriptional regulator NikR, yielding MKITRFGVSVPDELLEKFDRIIEEKGYVNRSEAIRDLMRDFIVRHEWEEGDKEVAGTITIVYNHDEADVVKELLDLQHDYVDEIVSSLHVHMDEHNCLEVVVVKGKASRIKEIAERLISLKGVKHGKLVMTTTGKELV
- a CDS encoding TIGR00341 family protein, with amino-acid sequence MLRLEVYCDETEGEQVSAVLGKWNVQFYMEEVRGNDHRVLKFVALVPDFIINDLADELMKAIDLRKGHSAITWSQVSGKSVKYANSLKSLRKFKRRWSLAAIEKLIEDANNQATVDPIQLTLGAVASIIALFGLINDSIVMIISAMLLSPILGPLYGFSLNVVMGKGRDALNAVYSILKLLVVIFLSAAIVTLILKLAGVMPSQPTHEIAIRGNSGLVYILLAVILGYAGVVAIVSKVPEILAGVSIAAALVPPTTVIGISLVMGWLDVFGGSLILTLENVLGLLTGSLLGLYILNVSPRSYYERRAARLYTKRTMLVLASMIALIVLLELMFPG